The uncultured Eubacteriales bacterium region GCTGCCGAGGAGGTTGACCTCCTGGGTGGCGGCCTTGTCAAGGAGCTGGGGGTCTGGGGTCACGCCCTCGGAGAGGAGGACGCAGGCCACGTCCGCCATCAGGGCCACGGCGGCTACGTTCACGTTGGACATGATGGTGACCCAGCAGTCCCCGGACTGGGCCCGGCCCATAAC contains the following coding sequences:
- a CDS encoding conserved hypothetical protein (Evidence 4 : Homologs of previously reported genes of unknown function); amino-acid sequence: MTVKELATALSLTEFTLPRPDAEISGGYAGDLLSWVMGRAQSGDCWVTIMSNVNVAAVALMADVACVLLSEGVTPDPQLLDKAATQEVNLLGSPGSTFQLSAEVQALLRLSAPF